TGATATGTTGGATTTAGCGCAAAGCTTTCAAAGCAAGCTTGAATTAGCCCAAGAAACAAGGGCGTTAGAAAACATGCAAGCTATTAGCGATAAAGACTCTAAAGAAGGCTCCAAAAACCGCTATCCAAACAGCCAAAGGGCTAAGGCGTTTGGCTTGGAAGAAGAAGAAATTGAATTGTGGCATGAAGAGCATTTGTTGGATATTGTGGGGTAAGGTATCGCAAATAATCCCCCTATCCTTTTATGGGTTTTTGCTATAAAACGATAAAAACAAAGCGGCTAAAACCCTACCTTTTAAACATTAAAGTTTTGAGCGTCAATACTGGTTACAAAGTGATATGAGCGTCAAAAAAGCGTTTTTTAAGGTTTTGTATTTGGGGGTGTTGTGTTCATGTGGGGGGTTAATGGCAGAACAAGACCCTAAAGAGCTTATGCTTTCAGGTATAACTATTTACACAGATAAAAATTCCACTAGAGCCAAGAAATATTTTGAAAAAGCTTGCGGATTAAACGACGCTGATGGTTGCATAATCTTAAGAGAGATTTATTCTAAAGCTATAACGAGAGAAAATGCAAGAGAAAGCATTGAAAAAACTCTTGAACACACTGCTACTGCTAAAGCTTGTAAATTAAACGATGCCAAAGGGTGTTCTAAAACAGGAGAGGCTTATTTTTTCGGTGAGGGCGTAACACAAAATTTTAAAAAAGCTTTTCAGTATTACTCTAAAGCTTGCGAGTTAAACGAGGCTCTGACATGCACGCTTGTAGGAGAGTTTTATCGTGATGGTGAAGGCGTAACAAAGGATCTTAAAAAAGCTTTTGAATATTCTGCCAAAGCTTGTGAATTGAACGATGCTAAAGGGTGTTACGCTCTAGCAGCGTTTTATAATGAGGGTAAGGGCGTAGCAAAGGATGAAAAGCAAACGACAGAAAACCTTGAAAAGAGTTGCAAGCTAGGATTAAAAGAAGCATGCGATATTCTCAAAGAACAAAAACAATAAAATCCTAGCCCTAACCAAGCCCCATTAAACAGCTTTCGTTTAACTGGTTGCTTTTATGATATTTAACAAGCCCTTTGTCCTCTCAAAAAGAGAAAACGGCGATGGAATCTCTTGGTATCTGGCTCTTGGGGGTCTTTTGATTAGGGTGTTAGCGCATTTGGAAAAATCAATCAAATCCATTGTCGTTTTGATGTAGCTGGGCAAGTTTAACAGGCATATTTCAAAGAGTTTATAGCTCGCTAAAGCGTCCGCATAGGCTCTGTGGCTGACTTCTATGCCAAACCCTAAAAGCTCTTTTAAAAAGCTCAAAGAATAACGCATGGACAAAATAGCGCGTTTGGATAAATCCAGAGTGCAAAGCTTTAAATTCAATAAAGGACAATGCAATTTTTCTACAAAATAACGCCCTAAAAAGTTGTAATCAAAATTAGCGTTGTGGGCCACAAACACGCTATTGCCTAAAAAAAGCCGCAGTTCTTGCAAAGCTTCATGCGCGCTTGGGGCGTTTAGGGTGTCTTCATAAGTGATGCCTGTAAGCTCATCGATATAATCAGGCACGCTTTTGACTTTCACAAGGGTTTCAAAACGATTGATGATTTCCCCCCCCTTCACTTGCACGGCCCCGATTTCTAAAATCTCATGTTTTAGGGGGCAAGAGCCGGTGGTCTCTAAATCAATAAAGGAAAAAACCTCATCTTTAAGGGGGGTTTTAAGGTTTTTGAGCGTGATTAAATTTTCGCTCGTTTCTACGAAATTAAGCCCACACGCTTTTAAATATTCCAAATTGATTTCATCATAAATAAGGCGAGAGAGCGATTTTTCTAGCATGCTTAAGCTTAAATCCTGGTGCTTTAAGCGAGCGATTAGGGCTTGAATGTCTTTATGCAAGAGACTGTCTGACATTCTGTAAGCCTTCAATAGCCAGCTTACGATCTTTAGATTTAAAAATATAACTCCCTGAAACCACCACATCCACGCCCGCTTGTTGGAGTTCAAAGATATTTTTATCATTCACGCCCCCATCCACTTCTAAAAGACAGCTAGGGTTGTAGCGTTTGATCAATCCTTTAACTTTCAAGCACTTTTCTAGCACCAGATCTAAAAACTTCTGCCCACCAAAGCCCGGATTCACGCTCATTAAAAGCACTAGCCCCACGCTTTCTAGCAAATATTTAATGCTTTCTTCATGCGTGTGGGGGTTTAGAACAATGCCTGGCGTGATGCCTAGATTTTTAATGAGTTGCAACACCCTGTGAGGGTGTTTTTCATTTTCTGCATGAATGCTAATGATTTGCGGGTTTAAAGGAGCGAATAATCCCACAAAAAAGCTCGCATTTTCTACCATTAAATGCACATCTAAAGGCACTTTGCTTATTTGAGTAACCTTCTCTAAAACCACAGGCCCCATCGTTAAATTAGGCACATAATGCCCATCCATCACATCCACATGCAAAAAATCAGCGTTACTCACGCTCTCTATCTCTTTGGCTAAATGCATAAAATCAGCGCTCAAAAGGCTCGGAGCTACTTTCAAAATACTTCCCTATTTTCAATGTTTTCAAGTAAAATATTAGCATCTTTAATCAAATCATAAAAGGGTTTTTATGGATTACAAACATTTTAAAGGCAAGCATGCAAACATCGTTATAGAAATCATCAGTCTTTTAGAAAAAGGGGTTAAAAAAGCCCAAGAGATTTTAGAAAAACCAGACGCTGGGAGTTACACTAAATTAGAAAACAGCAGTGGGGATACGCCTATTAAAGCGGATTTAGCCCTAGATAAGTTTTTAGAAGAAAATTTTTTGAGTTTAGAAAACATCAAAAGCGTTTTTAGCGAAGAAAAAGAAACGCCTGTTACTAAAGAAAACGGCTCTTATTTGATCGCTTATGACCCACTAGACGGGAGTTCAGTGATGGAGGCGAATTTCTTAGTAGGCACGATTATAGGGGTTTATGAAAAGGATTATAAGGCGCAAAATTTAGTTGCAAGCCTTTATGTGGTTTTTGGGCATAAAATAGAGTTAGTGGTGGCTTTAGAAGAAGTTTATCGTTACGCCTTTTACCAAAACAAGTTTCATTTTATAGAAACCATCGTTTTAGAAAATAAGGGTAAAATCATCGCTAGCGGAGGCAATCAAAAAGATTTTTCTTTGGGCTTAAAAAAGGCTTTAGAAGGGTTTTTTGCAGAAAATTACCGCTTACGATACTCAGGATCTATGGTGGCTGATGTCCATCATGTGTTGGTTAAAAAGGGCGGGGTGTTTTCCTACCCGCAAAAGAAATTGCGAAAGCTTTTTGAAGTTTTTCCTTTAGCCTTGATGGTTGAAAAAGCTAAAGGGGAGGCGTTTTATTTTGATAAGGGGGTTAAAAAGCGTTTGCTAGAACAAAGCGTGGAAAGCTACCATGAAAAAAGCGAATGCTATTTAGCCAGCCCGCATGAAGCTCACATTTTAGAAAAATATTTAAAGGGAGAATGATGCAAAATAGCGTTAAAAAATTAGAATATGAAGAGCGTTTTAATGACGCTCTTTTGAAATTGCAAGCATGCCAAGAAGAAAAACAAGTAGCGAGTTGTTTGAAATGCGAAAAGGTTTTGAATTGCAAGATCCGCAACAGCTATGTGGATGCGGCTTATGAGAGCATGAGTTTAGGCGAAGCGGGCGGGTTTGATTTCAACTAAAATGGGATTAAAATGGTTAGTAATACTACCTTGCAAAAGAATTTAGACGCTTTTTACACCCACCCCAAAATCGCGCGATTTTGCTTGGATTTACTAAAAGATCTCATCGCTCAAAATCTAGGGCTAGACTTAAACGCATTCCATTTTTTAGAGCCAAGTGCAGGGAGTGGGAACTTTGTTGATGCATTAAAAGAATTAGGGATTGCTGATTGGGACGCCCTTGATATTGCCCCTAAAGCTCAAGGCATTCAAAAAAAAGATTATCTGTTGGAATTGATTGAGTTTGATAAAAAGCGTGTCATTGTTGGCAACCCTCCTTTTGGGCATAGAGGGAAATTGGCTCTAGATTTTTTAAACAAATCTTTAAACGAAGCGCCTATCGTAGCGTTTATTTTGCCCAATTTATTCAAACGCTATTCCATTCAAAAACACATTGATAAGCGTGCAAAATTGGTTTTAAACGCTGATTTGGAGAAAAACGCTTTTATTTTTAATGAACGGCCCTATGACGTGAAATGCGTTTTTCAAATCTATATGCATAAAAATATCGCCCTAAATCTTAAAGACGAACGCATCATTGCACCCCCTAAAATCCGCCATAATGACTTTATTACTTATATTCATAACAACACGCCACACACCCTTAAATATTTCAACAAAGAAAAATACCAATGGGATTTTGCGGTGGTGAGACAAGGCTTTTATGATTACAACGAAAAGATCACCAATGCAAATTTACTGATTAAAAACCGACAATATTTTTTCATCAAAGCCCATTCTAAAGAAGCTTTAAGGATTATCCATAAAATTGATTTTAACAAACTCGCTCATAAAAACACGCAAGTTTTAGGGTTTTCTACTTATGATTTTGTGGAAGAATATTGCAAATTAAAGGAAATGCATGCTTGAAAAAGTGTTCCAAGAAATTACCAATAAAAGAAAGTTTTTTGCAAGTTCTAGCACAGGGGAGCAGTTTGAAAACCAATTTAGGAATGAATTAAAAAAACACTTTAGCGAAATCAATGGCGATTTAACAGAAAAATTAAGCCATATTGAAGAAAAGCCTAATAAAGAAATCAAAACCGCTTTTAACCAACTCAAAAAGCAAGTTTTAGAAAAAAACCACCCAGACACTCTTAAAAACCCTTTTTCAAACCTTACAAGCCATTTTTTGTACCAGCCTTTTGGCTCACAAAATTACCCTGATTTTTTGGTTTTTATTTTTGATTATGTGGTAGGGATTGAAATCAAGTTTTCTAAAAACGATAAGGGTGAAAAAAACCTTCAAACTTCTCGCCCCATGTGGAATTCAAACCTACCTAAACCCAATGCGATTTATGTGTATGGAGTCGCTAATGCAGACATCACTTTTTTTAAAGGCTCAGATATTTTGAGTTATGAAACCAGAGAGGTCCTGCTCAAGTATTTTGATACTTTAGATAAAGATGAAGAGAGTTTGAAAAACGCCTTAAAGGATTTAGAAAACCCTTTTGGGTTTGCCCCCTACATCAGAAAAGCTTATGAGCATAAAAAGGAATTTTCTAACCACCACCAGATTGAAAGCTTCTTTTCGCCTAACCACATTTTAAGAGAACAGAATGTCTTAGAATTTTTGAAAACGCTCACTCATTAGCATATTTATTTCCCATTTATCTATTTCTTGTAAAATACAAGTTTATTTTTAATATAAAGAAATTGATGATCAGTCTTAAAAACGAGATTAAATAAAGAAAGTTGAAAGGTTAGAAGAAACAACCTTTAAAGGTTGTTTGCTAAAATCTCACTTCATTTGCAAAGCCACTTCTTCAGCGAAATTTTCTGCCTTTTTCTCAATGCCTTCGCCCAATTCAAAACGCGCATACTCAGTGATTTTTAAATCATCATCCCACTCTTTGGAACAATCAGCGATGACTTGAGCGATAGTTTTTTTATCGTCCATGACATAGAATTGCCCTAAAAGGGTCAGGCGTTGATCAATAAGGGTGTTATCAGCGATAAATCTTTCCATTTTTCCAGGAACGATTTTATCCCAGATTTTTTCAGGCTTGCCTTGTGCTTTTAATTCGTCTTCAAAAGCTTTTTTTTGGTGTGCTAAAACTTCATCGCTCAATTCAATGCGGCTCCCAAAAGTGGGGATATTTTTCAAAGGTTTGCCCAAGCGTTTAGCCTCTTCATTGTCTTTTTCAATTTCAGCGATCAAGGCTAAAGTTTCTTTTTTGACAAAATCAAGGCTAAAGTCTTTGCAATCTAGCACTTGAGGTTTCATCGCTGCGGCATGCATAGCGATGTTTCGGGCTAATTCAACCACTTTTGGAGCGTTTTTCTCGTTATTGTATTTCATGGTGATTAGCACGCCCACTCTGGCGTTAGAATGCGCATAACCATTGATGATATGAGAGCTAGGGGCTTTTAAATGAGCGATTTTCCTCACTAAAATGTTTTCACCAATCACAGCGATTTGAGAGTGCAAATATTCTTCAAAAGGCTTGTTGTCTAACGGGCTTTTAAGCAGTTCTTCTGGGGTATGAATGTTATGGGCTTTGATCGTTTCTAAAGTTTTTTTAACCAATTCCTTAAAGCCCTCATTTTTAGCCACAAAATCCGTTTCGCTATTGATTTCCACCATCATTGCGCTTTTAAAATCAGGCGCAACTTCTAAAGCGACTACGCCCTCAGCAGCGATCCTATCGGCCTTTTTAGCGGCTTTACTCAAGCCTTTTTCGCGCAAGAAATCAATGGCCTTTTGCAAATCCCCAGCCACTTCTACAAGGGCTTTTTTGCAATCCATCATGCCCGCATCGGTTAAATCCCTTAATTTTTTGACTAATTGAGCGCTAATTCCTGACATTATTCGGCTCCTTGAGTGATTTCTTTTTGGATTTCAGCGAGCATTTCTTCTTTTTCTTCATTGCTCACGAACTCTATCTCTTCGCTATTCTCATCCGCATGGACGATTTCTTCTTGCATGAGTTCTCGCCCCTCTAAAATCGCTTCGCTCATTTCTTTACAGAACAATCTAATAGAACGGATCGCATCGTCATTTCCAGGAATGGGGTAATCCACTAAATCAGGGTCGCAGTTAGTGTCTAAGGGGGCCACGATAGGGATATGGAGTTTCCTTGCTTCAGCGACAGCGATTTTTTCTTTAGCCACATCAATCACAAAAATCATATCAGGGATTTTTTTCATGTGGCGCACCCCGCCAAGATACTTGTCCAGCTTTTCTTTTTTCCTTAAAATCATGAGCTTTTCTTTTTTAGTCAATAGATCAATTTGACCGCTATTTTCCATTTCTTCAATGATTTCTAATTTCCTAACCGATTTTCTAATGGTGCTAAAATTAGTCAGCATGCCACCAAGCCAGCGGTAATTGACATAAGGGACTTGAATGCTTTCAGCAAATTCTTTCAAAGTCTCATTGGCTTGTTTTTTAGTGCCTACAAACATGATGCTCTTGCCTTGAGCGCTCGCATCGCGCACGATATTATAGGTGTATCTAAAATAGCGCAAGGTTTTTTGCAAATCAATAATATGGATATTTTTCCTAACGCCAAAAATGAATTTTTTGGTTTTAGGGTTCCAACGCCTTGTTTGGTGTCCAAAATGCACACCGCATTCTAATAAATCTTTCATGGTTACCATGAGAATTCTCCTTAAAGTTATTTTGGTTCTCTTCCTCCATGCTCATTTGATTCTTAAATTTCTTAAGAACACCTAAATACAAGGATTAGCATGTGTGAATTTGACGCTGTCTTTGC
This DNA window, taken from Helicobacter pylori, encodes the following:
- the rpsB gene encoding 30S ribosomal protein S2, which produces MVTMKDLLECGVHFGHQTRRWNPKTKKFIFGVRKNIHIIDLQKTLRYFRYTYNIVRDASAQGKSIMFVGTKKQANETLKEFAESIQVPYVNYRWLGGMLTNFSTIRKSVRKLEIIEEMENSGQIDLLTKKEKLMILRKKEKLDKYLGGVRHMKKIPDMIFVIDVAKEKIAVAEARKLHIPIVAPLDTNCDPDLVDYPIPGNDDAIRSIRLFCKEMSEAILEGRELMQEEIVHADENSEEIEFVSNEEKEEMLAEIQKEITQGAE
- a CDS encoding class 1 fructose-bisphosphatase → MDYKHFKGKHANIVIEIISLLEKGVKKAQEILEKPDAGSYTKLENSSGDTPIKADLALDKFLEENFLSLENIKSVFSEEKETPVTKENGSYLIAYDPLDGSSVMEANFLVGTIIGVYEKDYKAQNLVASLYVVFGHKIELVVALEEVYRYAFYQNKFHFIETIVLENKGKIIASGGNQKDFSLGLKKALEGFFAENYRLRYSGSMVADVHHVLVKKGGVFSYPQKKLRKLFEVFPLALMVEKAKGEAFYFDKGVKKRLLEQSVESYHEKSECYLASPHEAHILEKYLKGE
- the tsf gene encoding translation elongation factor Ts — translated: MSGISAQLVKKLRDLTDAGMMDCKKALVEVAGDLQKAIDFLREKGLSKAAKKADRIAAEGVVALEVAPDFKSAMMVEINSETDFVAKNEGFKELVKKTLETIKAHNIHTPEELLKSPLDNKPFEEYLHSQIAVIGENILVRKIAHLKAPSSHIINGYAHSNARVGVLITMKYNNEKNAPKVVELARNIAMHAAAMKPQVLDCKDFSLDFVKKETLALIAEIEKDNEEAKRLGKPLKNIPTFGSRIELSDEVLAHQKKAFEDELKAQGKPEKIWDKIVPGKMERFIADNTLIDQRLTLLGQFYVMDDKKTIAQVIADCSKEWDDDLKITEYARFELGEGIEKKAENFAEEVALQMK
- a CDS encoding 3'-5' exonuclease, producing MSDSLLHKDIQALIARLKHQDLSLSMLEKSLSRLIYDEINLEYLKACGLNFVETSENLITLKNLKTPLKDEVFSFIDLETTGSCPLKHEILEIGAVQVKGGEIINRFETLVKVKSVPDYIDELTGITYEDTLNAPSAHEALQELRLFLGNSVFVAHNANFDYNFLGRYFVEKLHCPLLNLKLCTLDLSKRAILSMRYSLSFLKELLGFGIEVSHRAYADALASYKLFEICLLNLPSYIKTTMDLIDFSKCANTLIKRPPRARYQEIPSPFSLFERTKGLLNIIKATS
- a CDS encoding SAM-dependent methyltransferase; protein product: MVSNTTLQKNLDAFYTHPKIARFCLDLLKDLIAQNLGLDLNAFHFLEPSAGSGNFVDALKELGIADWDALDIAPKAQGIQKKDYLLELIEFDKKRVIVGNPPFGHRGKLALDFLNKSLNEAPIVAFILPNLFKRYSIQKHIDKRAKLVLNADLEKNAFIFNERPYDVKCVFQIYMHKNIALNLKDERIIAPPKIRHNDFITYIHNNTPHTLKYFNKEKYQWDFAVVRQGFYDYNEKITNANLLIKNRQYFFIKAHSKEALRIIHKIDFNKLAHKNTQVLGFSTYDFVEEYCKLKEMHA
- a CDS encoding tetratricopeptide repeat protein, yielding MSVKKAFFKVLYLGVLCSCGGLMAEQDPKELMLSGITIYTDKNSTRAKKYFEKACGLNDADGCIILREIYSKAITRENARESIEKTLEHTATAKACKLNDAKGCSKTGEAYFFGEGVTQNFKKAFQYYSKACELNEALTCTLVGEFYRDGEGVTKDLKKAFEYSAKACELNDAKGCYALAAFYNEGKGVAKDEKQTTENLEKSCKLGLKEACDILKEQKQ
- the rpe gene encoding ribulose-phosphate 3-epimerase, whose protein sequence is MKVAPSLLSADFMHLAKEIESVSNADFLHVDVMDGHYVPNLTMGPVVLEKVTQISKVPLDVHLMVENASFFVGLFAPLNPQIISIHAENEKHPHRVLQLIKNLGITPGIVLNPHTHEESIKYLLESVGLVLLMSVNPGFGGQKFLDLVLEKCLKVKGLIKRYNPSCLLEVDGGVNDKNIFELQQAGVDVVVSGSYIFKSKDRKLAIEGLQNVRQSLA
- a CDS encoding type II restriction endonuclease, with protein sequence MLEKVFQEITNKRKFFASSSTGEQFENQFRNELKKHFSEINGDLTEKLSHIEEKPNKEIKTAFNQLKKQVLEKNHPDTLKNPFSNLTSHFLYQPFGSQNYPDFLVFIFDYVVGIEIKFSKNDKGEKNLQTSRPMWNSNLPKPNAIYVYGVANADITFFKGSDILSYETREVLLKYFDTLDKDEESLKNALKDLENPFGFAPYIRKAYEHKKEFSNHHQIESFFSPNHILREQNVLEFLKTLTH